In Betaproteobacteria bacterium, the following proteins share a genomic window:
- a CDS encoding universal stress protein, protein MKSFRNILYVSESAVAQEASILRAVSLAENNQADLTVIDVVPAVTAGMGMPRGAPIGHELQAATVNEHRKRLEALVEPYTKRLGIRLDVLVGRTFLEVIRFILRNDHDLLIKPAQNPGFIERLFGSDDMQLLRNCPCPVWLTGAEETSKCQRILAAVDFDPDKPDAIEQDLNRQILGLSGSLAFSDFAALHVVHVWDAPAEAMLRMWAENAQATSSAYVEGVRASHESAYNHLRKQLMERVGKDAGDHLSPEFHMRRGVAATVIPRMAKQLEADLVVMGTVARTGIAGLLIGNTAEAILEQLQCSVLAVKPPGFVSPVKPA, encoded by the coding sequence ATGAAGTCATTCAGAAATATTCTGTACGTATCCGAAAGCGCCGTGGCCCAGGAGGCCTCGATCTTGCGAGCCGTGTCGCTGGCGGAAAACAACCAGGCGGACTTGACCGTCATCGACGTGGTTCCGGCCGTCACGGCGGGCATGGGCATGCCGCGCGGCGCTCCGATAGGTCATGAACTGCAGGCCGCCACGGTGAACGAGCATCGAAAGAGGCTCGAGGCGCTGGTCGAGCCTTACACGAAGCGCCTGGGCATCCGGCTGGACGTACTGGTGGGCAGAACGTTTCTCGAAGTCATTCGGTTCATTTTGCGCAACGACCACGATCTGCTGATCAAGCCGGCCCAGAATCCGGGCTTCATCGAACGGCTGTTTGGCAGCGACGACATGCAGTTGCTGCGCAACTGTCCGTGTCCCGTATGGTTGACGGGCGCGGAGGAGACCTCGAAGTGCCAACGAATACTCGCCGCCGTCGATTTCGATCCGGACAAGCCGGATGCAATAGAGCAGGACCTCAACCGGCAGATACTTGGATTATCCGGTTCTCTCGCATTCTCCGACTTTGCCGCGCTGCATGTGGTTCATGTCTGGGATGCCCCGGCCGAAGCGATGTTGCGCATGTGGGCCGAAAACGCGCAGGCGACGAGCAGTGCCTATGTCGAGGGCGTGCGTGCAAGCCATGAAAGCGCCTATAACCACCTGCGCAAGCAACTGATGGAGCGTGTCGGCAAAGATGCCGGCGACCATCTGTCTCCTGAATTCCATATGCGTCGAGGGGTCGCCGCCACCGTCATACCAAGAATGGCAAAGCAATTGGAGGCTGACTTGGTGGTCATGGGCACGGTAGCCCGAACAGGTATCGCCGGCTTGCTCATCGGGAACACCGCCGAGGCCATTCTCGAACAGCTGCAATGTTCCGTGCTTGCCGTCAAGCCTCCCGGCTTTGTCTCACCGGTAAAGCCCGCGTAG
- a CDS encoding crotonase/enoyl-CoA hydratase family protein — translation MEFSTLAIGRHEAVATVTLNRPDKANAMEEAMWHELREAMRWADATPGVRVVIVKGAGKHFTAGIDLAMLAGIGAHIRDEDEARGREKLRRLILDLQDTITSIERCRKPVIAAVHGACIGGGIDLITACDMRYCSADARFSVKEIDVGMAADVGTLQRLPRLVGEGMARELVYTGRTFEADEAREIGLVNRVFANPEALDAGVMEIAGSIAAKSPLAIRGCKEMLNYSRDHSVADGLNYVATWNAAMLLSKDLAEAGAAARERRPPLFRD, via the coding sequence ATGGAATTCAGCACGCTCGCGATCGGCCGGCACGAGGCCGTCGCCACCGTCACCCTGAACCGCCCCGACAAGGCCAACGCCATGGAAGAGGCGATGTGGCACGAGCTTCGCGAGGCGATGCGCTGGGCCGATGCGACGCCCGGCGTCCGCGTGGTCATCGTGAAAGGTGCGGGCAAGCACTTCACCGCCGGCATCGACCTCGCCATGCTCGCCGGCATCGGCGCGCACATCCGTGACGAGGACGAGGCGCGCGGCAGGGAGAAGCTGCGCCGGCTGATCCTGGACCTGCAGGACACGATCACGAGCATCGAGCGCTGCCGCAAGCCCGTGATCGCCGCGGTGCACGGGGCCTGCATCGGGGGCGGCATCGACCTCATCACCGCCTGCGACATGCGCTATTGCTCGGCGGATGCGCGCTTCTCGGTGAAGGAGATCGACGTGGGCATGGCGGCCGATGTGGGAACGCTGCAGCGGCTCCCGCGCCTCGTGGGCGAGGGCATGGCCCGGGAGCTCGTCTACACGGGCCGAACGTTCGAGGCGGACGAAGCCCGCGAGATCGGCCTCGTGAACCGCGTCTTCGCGAACCCCGAGGCGCTGGACGCGGGCGTGATGGAGATCGCGGGGTCGATCGCCGCGAAATCACCCCTCGCGATCCGCGGCTGCAAGGAAATGCTCAACTACTCGCGCGATCATTCCGTGGCGGACGGGCTCAATTACGTGGCGACCTGGAATGCCGCGATGCTGCTGTCGAAGGACCTCGCCGAAGCGGGCGCCGCCGCACGCGAGAGGCGCCCGCCCTTGTTTCGCGACTGA
- a CDS encoding acetyl-CoA C-acyltransferase: MSQAPVWLVPGVRTPFARVDAGLRALDAVALSVPVAKAMGAQLAPGTRPDLMVWGTVASNLGWSNIAREVIVDSGLDPVTPAFSTVLACSTSMVAAFEAAGMLGGTHQLALVGGVESMSRVQIALSQGLSDWLRRLTQARTVGERIDRLLDLRLADVKLHVPGVKNRATGKSMGEHCEEMAQAWKIAREAQDRLAFASHERAVKALALGFFDDLVIPAGEAVRDGIPRADTTIEKLGRLRPAFAREAGTITAGNASPLTDGAAALWVSTDAGLARLPAGVPRVRLVDWEIAAVDVFHEGLLMAPAYAIPRLLARRGLTLADIDLWEIHEAFAAQVLCNVAAIEDESFVREKAGIAASLGRFPWDRLNPNGGSVAIGHPFGATGARILSQTVKELAALGPGKRAVASICADGGLGTVALLESA; this comes from the coding sequence ATGTCCCAGGCTCCCGTGTGGCTCGTCCCGGGTGTGCGCACGCCCTTCGCGCGCGTGGATGCAGGCCTGCGCGCCCTCGATGCGGTGGCGCTCTCCGTACCGGTGGCCAAAGCCATGGGAGCGCAGCTTGCGCCGGGCACGCGCCCCGACCTGATGGTGTGGGGCACGGTCGCCTCCAACCTCGGGTGGAGCAACATCGCGCGCGAGGTCATCGTCGATTCCGGCCTCGACCCCGTGACGCCGGCCTTTTCCACGGTGCTCGCATGCTCCACCAGCATGGTCGCGGCCTTCGAGGCGGCAGGAATGCTGGGCGGCACGCACCAGTTGGCACTCGTGGGCGGCGTCGAGAGCATGAGCCGCGTCCAGATCGCGCTTTCGCAGGGGCTCTCCGACTGGCTGCGCCGGCTCACGCAGGCGCGAACGGTGGGCGAGCGCATCGACCGCCTTCTCGACCTGCGCCTCGCCGACGTGAAGCTGCACGTGCCCGGCGTGAAGAACCGCGCCACGGGCAAGAGCATGGGCGAGCACTGCGAGGAGATGGCGCAGGCCTGGAAGATCGCGCGCGAGGCACAGGACCGCCTCGCGTTTGCCTCCCACGAGCGCGCGGTGAAGGCGCTGGCGCTCGGGTTCTTCGATGACCTCGTCATTCCTGCGGGCGAGGCCGTGCGCGACGGCATTCCGCGCGCGGACACGACGATCGAGAAGCTCGGGAGGCTGCGCCCGGCATTCGCCCGCGAGGCGGGCACGATCACCGCCGGCAACGCCTCTCCCCTCACCGACGGCGCCGCGGCCCTGTGGGTCTCCACTGATGCGGGGCTCGCCAGGTTGCCGGCCGGCGTGCCGCGCGTGCGCCTCGTCGATTGGGAAATCGCCGCGGTTGACGTCTTTCACGAAGGCCTGCTGATGGCGCCTGCCTATGCGATCCCGCGCCTCCTGGCGCGTCGTGGCCTCACGCTCGCCGACATCGACCTGTGGGAAATCCACGAAGCCTTCGCCGCGCAGGTGCTGTGCAACGTCGCGGCGATCGAGGACGAATCGTTCGTGCGCGAGAAGGCCGGCATCGCCGCCTCGCTCGGCAGGTTCCCGTGGGACCGGCTGAATCCGAACGGCGGCAGCGTGGCCATCGGCCACCCCTTTGGCGCGACCGGTGCGCGAATTCTTTCGCAGACGGTGAAGGAGCTCGCCGCGCTGGGGCCGGGCAAGCGCGCGGTGGCATCGATCTGCGCGGACGGGGGCCTGGGCACGGTGGCTCTGCTCGAGTCCGCGTGA
- the ubiA gene encoding 4-hydroxybenzoate octaprenyltransferase, which translates to MKLAAILARIDAYEKLVRLDKPVGILLLLWPTLWGLWLAVRAVPDWRVLWIFVMGTVLMRSAGCAINDWADRFYDSRVERTRGRPLASGAIHPEEAVLVAASLAFFAFMMVVWMFNLLTVGLAVVAAVIAAIYPFTKRFLAIPQAWLGMCFSFGIPMAFAAQTGKVPALAWALLAANFFWVLAYDTEYAMVDRDDDLKIGIKTSAILFGRFDVLAVLACYGLFFAAMASIGLWQGYGPFYFSGLLCGGVIAGYHILWIRDRSRVGCFRAFGHNHWIGLAVFAGVLLDTHFPKHALG; encoded by the coding sequence GTGAAGCTCGCCGCCATCCTCGCGCGCATCGATGCCTACGAGAAGCTCGTCCGGCTGGACAAGCCCGTGGGGATCCTGCTGCTCCTGTGGCCGACGCTCTGGGGGCTGTGGCTCGCGGTTCGCGCAGTGCCGGACTGGCGCGTGCTCTGGATATTCGTGATGGGCACCGTCCTCATGCGCTCGGCCGGATGCGCGATCAACGACTGGGCCGACCGCTTCTACGACTCGCGCGTGGAACGCACGCGCGGGCGGCCGCTCGCCTCGGGCGCGATCCATCCGGAGGAGGCGGTGCTGGTCGCCGCATCCCTCGCGTTCTTCGCGTTCATGATGGTGGTCTGGATGTTCAATCTGCTCACGGTGGGCCTGGCCGTCGTGGCGGCCGTCATCGCGGCCATCTACCCGTTCACCAAGCGCTTCCTCGCCATACCGCAGGCGTGGCTGGGGATGTGTTTCAGCTTCGGCATTCCGATGGCCTTCGCGGCGCAGACGGGCAAGGTTCCTGCGCTCGCGTGGGCGCTTCTGGCGGCCAACTTCTTCTGGGTTCTCGCCTACGACACGGAATACGCGATGGTGGACCGCGACGACGATTTGAAGATCGGCATCAAGACTTCCGCGATCCTCTTCGGGCGCTTCGACGTCCTGGCGGTGCTCGCCTGCTACGGGCTCTTCTTCGCGGCGATGGCGTCGATCGGCCTCTGGCAGGGCTATGGCCCGTTCTACTTCTCCGGCCTGCTGTGCGGGGGAGTGATCGCGGGCTATCACATCCTCTGGATCCGCGATCGCTCGCGCGTAGGGTGCTTTCGGGCCTTCGGGCACAACCACTGGATCGGCCTCGCGGTCTTCGCGGGCGTTCTCCTCGATACCCATTTTCCGAAGCACGCTCTCGGATAG
- a CDS encoding chorismate lyase translates to MNRWKRLAPPHTDPWRPWLAWRGSLTWRITARARDFRVEVIRQGLHIPNEDEYACLCQPAHRRALVREVVLHANGTPVVLAHSIAAWRDLNGVWRGLRGLGSRPLAEELFTDPLVARESLEYVRIDSRHPLGKRARRVFGHDFPVLWARRSRFVKRGRPLLVTEVFLPSLIALG, encoded by the coding sequence ATGAACCGATGGAAACGGCTCGCGCCGCCGCACACGGATCCCTGGCGCCCCTGGCTCGCCTGGCGCGGATCGCTCACCTGGCGCATCACGGCGCGCGCACGCGATTTCCGCGTCGAGGTGATCCGGCAGGGCCTGCACATTCCCAACGAGGACGAGTATGCGTGCCTGTGCCAGCCGGCGCATCGCCGCGCGCTGGTGCGCGAGGTGGTGCTGCACGCGAACGGAACGCCCGTGGTGCTTGCGCATTCCATCGCCGCGTGGCGCGACCTCAACGGCGTCTGGCGCGGCCTGCGCGGGCTGGGCAGCCGTCCCCTGGCCGAGGAGCTCTTCACGGACCCGCTGGTTGCGCGCGAATCGCTCGAGTACGTGCGCATCGATTCGCGGCATCCCCTCGGAAAGCGGGCGCGCCGGGTGTTCGGGCACGACTTCCCGGTCCTGTGGGCGCGCCGCTCGCGCTTCGTGAAGCGCGGCCGGCCGCTGCTGGTGACGGAGGTTTTCCTGCCTTCGCTCATCGCGCTCGGATGA
- the recG gene encoding ATP-dependent DNA helicase RecG — protein MVRGAHHAGAAHPPRARTRAQGRPRHSRVRHPSPLRAQPPEPRAPDAAARGTSCLRQQRRSGSRRGQEPQAAAFAAPRAWPDHGSREPVGDASLGQADRGGRDATAFREGEAVSAPVSKRSARSVAAIVAEPTPVPPRDDLVAGPAVRAKLEKLGIHSRFDLVLHLPLRYEDETKLTPLSRAGSGEPVLVEADVVECEVKYRPRRTLVVKLADGPSELWVRFLNFYPSQVKQMAPGRRLRLFGEVRPGFFGAEMVHPKVRVVEKDSPLASSLTPVYPTTAGMSQANLHGFIEHALDTLLLDDTLEPALLERLALGGFRESVLFLHRPPPNVDAASLDERTHPAWRRLKFDELLAQQLAMRIAYRERRSKAAPRMPDRHALTNALVKSLPFRLTRAQRKALATIAHDLAQPHPMRRLLQGDVGSGKTLVAALAALQAIENDWQAALMAPTEILAEQHYLKLSHWLEPLGVKVSWLAGSLKARAKKAALEAIARGETQLAIGTHALFQGDVQFDRLGLAIVDEQHRFGVAQRLALASKGLEPHQLMMSATPIPRTLSMSYYADLDVSVIDELPPGRTPVVTKLVDESRRDDVINRIRDSCREGAQAYWVCPLIEESETLQLKTALETFETMKATFPDLAVGLVHGRLKPDEKAQVMADFKAKRVQLLVATTVIEVGVDVPNATLMVIEHAERMGLAQLHQLRGRVGRGTARSLAILLYHQPLSEAARARLKIIYGNTDGFEIARQDLLLRGPGEYLGARQSGAPLLRFADLERDADLIELARGVADTMIAERSHAVERHLDRWLGHRQFYLKA, from the coding sequence TTGGTACGTGGGGCTCACCACGCCGGAGCTGCACATCCGCCGCGTGCGCGCACGCGTGCACAGGGGCGGCCACGACATTCCCGAGTCCGACATCCGTCGCCGCTTCGAGCACAGCCGCCTGAACCTCGTGCACCTGATGCCGCAGCTCGCGGCACTTCGTGTCTACGACAACAGCGTCGAAGCGGATCCCGCCGCGGGCAAGAGCCCCAGGCCGCGGCTTTTGCTGCACCTCGAGCGTGGCCGGATCACGGGTCCCGCGAACCTGTCGGCGACGCCTCCTTGGGCCAAGCCGATCGTGGCGGCCGCGATGCGACTGCATTCCGGGAGGGTGAAGCCGTGAGCGCGCCCGTATCGAAGCGCTCCGCCAGGTCCGTGGCGGCGATCGTCGCCGAGCCGACCCCCGTGCCACCGCGCGACGACCTGGTGGCGGGTCCCGCCGTCCGCGCGAAGCTGGAAAAACTCGGCATACACTCGCGCTTCGACCTCGTGCTGCACCTGCCGCTGCGCTACGAGGACGAGACGAAGCTCACGCCGCTCTCCAGGGCGGGCTCGGGCGAGCCGGTCCTCGTCGAAGCCGACGTCGTGGAGTGCGAGGTGAAATACCGCCCGCGCCGCACGCTGGTCGTGAAGCTGGCCGACGGCCCGTCGGAGCTGTGGGTGCGCTTCCTGAACTTCTATCCGAGCCAGGTGAAGCAGATGGCGCCGGGTCGCAGGCTTCGCCTGTTCGGGGAAGTGCGCCCGGGCTTCTTCGGCGCCGAGATGGTTCATCCCAAGGTGCGCGTGGTGGAGAAGGACTCGCCCCTCGCCTCCTCCCTCACGCCGGTCTACCCCACGACCGCGGGGATGTCGCAGGCCAACCTGCACGGGTTCATCGAGCATGCGCTCGATACGCTGCTCCTCGACGACACGCTGGAGCCCGCGCTCCTCGAGCGCCTGGCGCTCGGGGGCTTTCGCGAAAGCGTCCTCTTCCTGCATCGCCCGCCGCCGAACGTCGATGCCGCGAGCCTGGACGAGCGCACGCACCCGGCGTGGCGCCGGCTCAAGTTCGACGAGCTCCTCGCCCAGCAGCTCGCGATGCGCATCGCCTACCGCGAGCGGCGCAGCAAGGCCGCGCCGCGCATGCCCGACAGGCACGCGCTCACCAACGCGCTGGTGAAGTCCCTGCCGTTCCGCCTCACGCGCGCGCAGCGGAAGGCGTTGGCCACCATCGCCCACGACCTCGCGCAGCCGCACCCGATGCGAAGGCTCCTGCAGGGCGACGTGGGCAGCGGCAAGACCCTGGTCGCGGCACTGGCGGCGCTGCAGGCGATCGAGAACGACTGGCAGGCCGCGCTCATGGCGCCCACGGAGATTCTCGCCGAGCAGCACTACCTCAAGCTCTCGCACTGGCTGGAGCCGCTCGGCGTGAAGGTGAGCTGGCTCGCCGGGAGCCTCAAGGCGCGCGCGAAGAAAGCGGCATTGGAGGCGATCGCCAGGGGCGAGACGCAGCTTGCCATCGGCACGCATGCGTTGTTCCAGGGTGACGTGCAATTCGACCGGCTGGGACTCGCCATCGTGGACGAGCAGCACCGCTTCGGCGTGGCGCAGCGGCTGGCGCTTGCGTCGAAAGGCCTCGAGCCCCACCAGCTCATGATGAGTGCGACGCCCATTCCGCGCACGCTCTCGATGAGCTACTACGCGGACCTCGACGTGTCCGTCATCGATGAGCTGCCGCCCGGGCGCACGCCCGTGGTCACCAAGCTCGTCGATGAATCGCGCCGCGACGACGTGATCAACCGCATCCGCGACAGCTGCCGCGAAGGGGCACAGGCGTACTGGGTGTGCCCGCTCATCGAGGAGTCCGAGACGCTGCAGCTGAAGACGGCGCTCGAGACCTTCGAGACGATGAAGGCCACCTTTCCCGACCTCGCCGTGGGCCTCGTGCACGGGCGCCTCAAGCCCGACGAGAAGGCGCAGGTGATGGCCGACTTCAAGGCGAAGCGCGTGCAGCTCCTCGTGGCCACCACCGTGATCGAGGTGGGCGTGGACGTCCCCAACGCGACGCTCATGGTGATCGAGCACGCCGAGCGAATGGGGCTCGCGCAGCTGCACCAGCTGCGCGGACGCGTGGGGCGCGGCACAGCCAGGAGCCTGGCGATCCTCCTGTATCATCAACCCCTGTCGGAGGCGGCCCGTGCCCGGCTCAAGATCATCTATGGCAACACCGACGGCTTCGAGATCGCGCGCCAGGACCTGCTGCTGCGCGGCCCGGGCGAGTACCTCGGGGCGAGGCAGAGCGGGGCGCCGCTGCTGCGCTTCGCCGATCTCGAGCGCGACGCGGACCTGATCGAGCTCGCGCGGGGGGTGGCCGACACGATGATCGCGGAGCGCTCGCACGCGGTGGAAAGGCACCTGGACCGCTGGCTCGGCCACCGGCAGTTCTACCTCAAGGCATGA
- a CDS encoding type II toxin-antitoxin system Phd/YefM family antitoxin has product MSTLTYRNRQGELIALPTVAASRFKNEFGAVFEKAALGGAVAITKHDAPKAVLISYAEFEALVRSRFPDLDDLSGQFDGLLAGMQEPKARKAMAAAFDAAPAQVGKAAAKAARRR; this is encoded by the coding sequence ATGTCCACCCTCACCTATCGCAACCGCCAGGGCGAGCTCATCGCCCTGCCAACCGTCGCCGCCAGCCGTTTCAAGAACGAGTTCGGCGCCGTGTTCGAGAAGGCGGCCCTGGGCGGAGCAGTGGCCATCACCAAGCACGACGCGCCCAAGGCCGTGCTCATTTCCTACGCGGAATTCGAGGCGCTGGTGCGATCGCGCTTTCCGGATCTCGACGACTTGTCCGGGCAGTTCGACGGCCTGCTCGCGGGAATGCAGGAGCCGAAGGCGAGGAAGGCCATGGCGGCCGCGTTTGACGCCGCGCCTGCGCAAGTGGGCAAGGCCGCGGCCAAGGCCGCCAGGCGTCGCTGA
- a CDS encoding RidA family protein: MKQTISTPDAPAAIGPYSQAVRAGDTVYLSGQIPLDPKSMQLVEGFESQVRRVFDNLLAVCGAAGGSFDDVVRVTIYLTDLANFPKVNEIMAAYFREPFPARVTVGVASLPRGAAVEIDAVMHIASPKSPG, encoded by the coding sequence ATGAAACAGACCATCTCGACCCCCGATGCACCCGCCGCCATCGGCCCCTATTCGCAGGCCGTGCGCGCCGGCGATACCGTGTACCTCTCCGGCCAGATCCCGCTCGACCCGAAGTCGATGCAACTGGTGGAGGGCTTCGAGAGCCAGGTACGGCGCGTCTTCGACAACCTGCTCGCGGTATGCGGCGCGGCCGGCGGCAGCTTCGATGACGTCGTTCGCGTGACCATCTATCTCACCGACCTCGCGAACTTCCCCAAGGTGAACGAGATCATGGCGGCGTATTTCCGCGAGCCTTTTCCGGCGCGCGTGACCGTGGGCGTGGCGTCGCTGCCGCGCGGCGCGGCCGTCGAGATCGACGCGGTCATGCACATCGCGTCTCCGAAAAGCCCGGGCTAG
- a CDS encoding bifunctional (p)ppGpp synthetase/guanosine-3',5'-bis(diphosphate) 3'-pyrophosphohydrolase has protein sequence MSLPGVQTVAGGLKGPGTTPPGPDASELSSVLGYLKPEDIAQIERAYETARAAHAGQYRKSGEPYVTHPLAVAKILAEWHLDPQALMAALLHDVVEDTPTTKTEIAKQYGKAVAELVDGVSKIDRIEFATLQHAQAENFRKMLLAMARDVRVILIKLADRLHNMRTLDAVHAEKQERVARETLEIYAPIANRLGLNAIYYELEDLGFCYLHPTRFRVLEKALKRARGNRRDAVGKLKEAIQARLRDFKVEAQVHGREKHISSIYKKMQEKNISFSEVFDIYGFRILVPDVAACYLALGALHTLYKPIPGKFKDYIAIPKANGYQSLHTTLFGPFGMPVEVQIRTPDMHKVAEAGVASHWLYKSAEEQSKDVQLKTHQWLQSLLEIQSESGDALEFLEHIKVDLFPEEVYVFSPKGKIFSLPRGATPIDFAYAVHTDVGNHCIAARVNGETVPLGTALRNGDRVEVVTDPDSRPNPVWLSYVATGKARSHIRHYLKTMQSAESAEVGELLLVQALRSLRANPDDIGDEHWKRFFKGDAGRGRAEVLADIGLGKRLAVVVAKKLLATPEAMAEGTHRLDSVTIRGTEGLAVQFAPCCRPIPGDPIIAQIRKGQGLLVHTHDCPAIHPFHFDPEKWVDVQWDPAPERLFDVNVRLTAANQRGVLARLAAEISEADSNIDHIETEERSSTAYTTIVFTIQVRNRTHLAQVFRRMRRIPEVVRLSRLKKKPT, from the coding sequence ATGTCCCTCCCCGGCGTCCAGACGGTCGCGGGAGGCCTTAAGGGCCCGGGCACGACCCCGCCCGGCCCGGACGCATCGGAGCTCTCCTCGGTGCTGGGCTACCTCAAGCCCGAGGACATCGCGCAGATCGAGCGGGCTTACGAAACTGCGCGCGCCGCGCATGCGGGCCAGTACCGCAAGAGCGGCGAGCCCTACGTCACCCACCCGCTCGCGGTGGCGAAGATCCTGGCCGAATGGCACCTCGATCCGCAGGCGCTGATGGCCGCGCTGCTGCACGACGTGGTCGAGGACACGCCCACCACCAAGACGGAAATCGCGAAGCAATACGGCAAGGCCGTGGCCGAGCTGGTGGACGGCGTGTCGAAGATCGATCGCATCGAGTTTGCGACCCTCCAGCACGCCCAGGCCGAGAACTTCCGCAAGATGCTGCTCGCGATGGCGCGCGACGTGCGCGTCATCCTCATCAAGCTCGCGGACCGGCTGCACAACATGCGCACGCTGGACGCCGTGCACGCAGAGAAGCAGGAACGGGTCGCCCGCGAGACGCTCGAGATTTACGCACCCATCGCCAACCGGCTGGGGCTCAACGCCATCTACTACGAGCTCGAGGACCTGGGCTTCTGCTACCTGCACCCGACGCGCTTCCGCGTGCTCGAGAAGGCGCTCAAGCGCGCGCGCGGCAACCGGCGCGACGCCGTGGGAAAGCTGAAGGAGGCGATCCAGGCACGGCTGCGCGACTTCAAGGTCGAGGCACAGGTGCACGGCCGGGAAAAGCACATCTCGTCGATCTACAAGAAGATGCAGGAGAAGAACATCTCGTTCTCCGAGGTGTTCGACATCTACGGCTTCCGCATCCTCGTGCCGGACGTGGCGGCCTGCTACCTGGCCCTGGGCGCGCTTCACACGCTCTACAAGCCGATCCCGGGCAAGTTCAAGGACTACATCGCCATCCCCAAGGCGAACGGCTACCAGTCGCTGCACACGACGCTCTTCGGCCCGTTCGGCATGCCCGTCGAGGTGCAGATCCGCACGCCCGACATGCACAAGGTGGCCGAGGCCGGCGTGGCCTCGCACTGGCTCTACAAGAGCGCCGAGGAGCAGTCGAAGGACGTGCAGCTGAAGACCCACCAGTGGCTGCAGTCGCTCCTCGAGATCCAGAGCGAGTCGGGCGATGCGCTCGAGTTCCTCGAGCACATCAAGGTGGACCTCTTCCCGGAGGAGGTCTACGTCTTCTCGCCGAAGGGCAAGATCTTCTCGCTGCCGCGCGGCGCCACGCCCATCGACTTCGCCTACGCGGTGCACACCGACGTGGGCAACCACTGCATCGCGGCCCGCGTGAACGGCGAGACGGTGCCGCTGGGCACGGCCCTGCGCAACGGCGACCGCGTGGAGGTCGTGACCGACCCCGATTCGCGGCCCAACCCGGTCTGGCTCTCCTACGTGGCCACGGGCAAGGCGCGCTCGCACATCCGGCACTACCTGAAGACGATGCAGTCCGCGGAATCGGCGGAGGTGGGCGAGCTGCTGCTGGTGCAGGCGCTGCGCTCGCTCAGGGCCAATCCCGACGACATCGGGGACGAGCACTGGAAGCGCTTCTTCAAGGGCGACGCCGGCAGGGGGCGCGCCGAGGTGCTGGCCGACATCGGGCTGGGCAAGCGTCTCGCGGTGGTCGTGGCGAAGAAGCTCCTCGCCACCCCGGAGGCGATGGCCGAGGGAACGCACCGCCTCGATTCGGTCACCATCCGCGGCACCGAGGGCCTGGCGGTGCAGTTCGCACCGTGCTGCCGGCCCATTCCCGGCGACCCGATCATCGCGCAGATCAGGAAGGGGCAGGGGCTCCTGGTGCACACGCACGACTGCCCGGCGATCCATCCCTTCCACTTCGACCCGGAGAAGTGGGTCGACGTGCAGTGGGACCCGGCCCCCGAGCGCCTCTTCGACGTGAACGTGCGCCTCACGGCCGCCAACCAGCGCGGGGTCCTCGCGCGGCTGGCCGCGGAAATCTCGGAGGCCGATTCCAACATCGACCACATCGAAACCGAGGAGCGCTCGAGCACCGCCTACACCACGATCGTGTTCACGATCCAGGTGAGGAACCGCACGCACCTGGCGCAGGTTTTCCGGCGCATGCGCCGCATCCCCGAAGTCGTCAGACTCTCCCGCCTGAAGAAGAAGCCCACATGA
- a CDS encoding DNA-directed RNA polymerase subunit omega, protein MARITVDDCIKYFSNRFELTLAATNRARQIALGASPLVEANRDKPTVIALREIAGGKVGKELLAPPAPTPPVL, encoded by the coding sequence ATGGCCCGTATCACGGTCGACGACTGCATCAAGTATTTCTCCAATCGCTTCGAGCTCACGCTCGCGGCCACGAACCGCGCGCGGCAGATCGCCCTGGGAGCCTCACCCCTCGTCGAGGCCAACCGGGACAAGCCCACGGTCATCGCGCTGCGCGAGATCGCGGGCGGCAAGGTCGGCAAGGAACTCCTCGCCCCGCCGGCTCCGACGCCGCCCGTCCTCTGA
- the gmk gene encoding guanylate kinase → MSGDLFVVVAPSGAGKTSLVNAMLEAERGIRLSVSFTTRTPREGEVEGREYHFVSREAFDAMNAAGDFLEHANVYGNFYGTSRRWIEAELAGEHDVLLEIDWQGARQVRKLFPGVVGIFILPPSIDELRRRLTARGKDSAEAIERRMASAREEISHVLEFEYIIVNEQFDVALADLSAVVRAARLSRDRRGNRLSRLLEEFR, encoded by the coding sequence ATGTCCGGCGACCTCTTCGTCGTGGTGGCGCCCTCCGGCGCCGGCAAGACCAGCCTCGTGAACGCGATGCTCGAGGCCGAACGCGGCATCCGCCTTTCCGTGTCCTTCACGACCCGGACGCCGCGCGAAGGCGAGGTCGAGGGCCGCGAGTACCACTTCGTCTCCCGCGAGGCGTTCGATGCTATGAACGCTGCAGGCGATTTCCTCGAGCACGCCAACGTGTACGGCAACTTCTACGGCACCTCGCGCAGGTGGATCGAGGCCGAGCTTGCGGGCGAGCACGACGTGCTCCTCGAGATCGACTGGCAGGGCGCCCGGCAGGTGCGTAAGCTCTTTCCGGGCGTGGTCGGGATCTTCATCCTGCCCCCCTCGATCGACGAGCTTCGCCGCCGGCTCACGGCACGCGGAAAGGACTCCGCCGAGGCGATCGAAAGGCGCATGGCGAGCGCCCGCGAAGAAATCTCGCATGTTCTTGAATTTGAATATATAATTGTCAATGAACAGTTCGACGTGGCGCTCGCCGACTTGAGTGCGGTGGTGCGCGCGGCGCGTCTTTCGCGGGACCGGCGGGGAAACCGCCTCTCGCGCCTCCTCGAAGAATTCAGGTAA